Sequence from the Candidatus Neptunochlamydia vexilliferae genome:
GAAGGATATAAAGATCTGATCTATGCCGCCCTTGTCAATGGTCATCCCACCACTGTTGAAGGGGAGAAAATCAACTACTTCACGCAGGAAAAAACCCCTTACGACTATACCGTCACCCCTTACGAAAACCCCTTCCAAAAAGGGATGAAAACCATCGGTGTTCTCGCTCCCGCAAGCTACCTCATCTACGAAGCACCGATCTACCAAAACCTCCCCCTGGCTACCAGTGGGATCGAGGCCCATGACCGGATCGTTTGGGTCAATGGAGAACTCATTTTTTCCAATGAGCAACTCTCCAAAGTGCTCAACAGTGGAAAGACCCTCCTTACCATTGAGCGAGAGGGGAAAATCCTCTTAGGAAAAGTGCCCCGCATCCCCCTTGACGACTTACGGATGGCTTCTGCAGAAGCCGATGAGATCGGTGACTGGAAATATGCCGCCGGGCTTAGGCAAAAAGGGGAGTCTTACCTCTTTATCCCTTACACCCTCTCTTCCGACCTCCATGTTGAGAAAGGGCTTTACTATATCAATGAAGACTCCCAGGTGGCCCGCGCCTCCTCCTCGATCAAAACCTCTTCCCTTGACCTCATGCTTAGACCTGGAGACCGGATCGTTGCTGTTGATGGTGTTCCCGTTTCCCACGCCGTCAACTTTTTGAAAGAGCTGCAAACCCCTCGCGCCCAAATCATCGTCAAAAGAGCTCCCCCTAAGGGAGGAGCCCTATGGAAAACAGAAGATGAAGCCTTTTTAGCCGATACCAACTGGGAAGGGCTTCTTCCTATCGCAAAAACCATCGGAAGTTCCCAGCCCCTGACCCAGAGCGGTAATTTCCACCTTCTCAAGCCCGTCACCCCCATCCGCCTCAAAGACTTTCCTCTATCTCCCAAAGAAAAAGAACAGCTCCAAGAAGCGATCCAAGCGCGCCAAGCGGACATCGAAAAAATTTCCGATGCCGAAGCAAGAGAGCAAGCCTACGCCGCCCTTAACGACTCCCAAAACCGTCTCATCCTCGGCATTTCCCTCACCGACCGCTTCGTCACCTACAACCCTAATCCCGTTGCCCTCTTTGGC
This genomic interval carries:
- a CDS encoding site-2 protease family protein, with amino-acid sequence MHTFLYILLAILGLNLLVFIHELGHYIVARRNGMKVEVFSIGFGKPLFSWTRKGVKWQVCPLFFGGYVRIAGMEKEGDLEPYEVPDGFYSKKPWARIKVALAGPIVNLVFALLLFTAIWGLGGRQKPFSQFTQLIGYIDPHSELYQSGIRPGDAITEYNHETFEGYKDLIYAALVNGHPTTVEGEKINYFTQEKTPYDYTVTPYENPFQKGMKTIGVLAPASYLIYEAPIYQNLPLATSGIEAHDRIVWVNGELIFSNEQLSKVLNSGKTLLTIEREGKILLGKVPRIPLDDLRMASAEADEIGDWKYAAGLRQKGESYLFIPYTLSSDLHVEKGLYYINEDSQVARASSSIKTSSLDLMLRPGDRIVAVDGVPVSHAVNFLKELQTPRAQIIVKRAPPKGGALWKTEDEAFLADTNWEGLLPIAKTIGSSQPLTQSGNFHLLKPVTPIRLKDFPLSPKEKEQLQEAIQARQADIEKISDAEAREQAYAALNDSQNRLILGISLTDRFVTYNPNPVALFGNVFGEIARNLTALFTGSLGPKQFGGPIFIVQVMQQSWGLGIKEALFWLGAISLNLGVLNLLPIPVLDGGHICFSLIEKIRKKPLKAKTMQRMILPFVALLIFVFIYLTYNDLTRIFGRFF